The genomic DNA AGTTTCTCCATCAGGGCGTCGCCGTAGTCGCTGCCGACGCCGACGCCGAAGAGGGTGATGCCGTGGTCGCGGCGTTCGTCCGCGACGCGCTCCAGGATCGAGTCGGCGCTGGTGTCACCGGTGTTGGCGAGGCCGTCGGAGATGAGGACGACCCTGTTGGTGGCGCCCTTGCGCAGGCCCTCGGTGGCGGTGGCGTAGCCGGTCTCGACGCCGGCGCCGAGGTTGGTCGAGGACTGGGTCTCCAACTCGTCGATGGCGTCGTGGACTTTGCCGCGGTGGCCGTCGAGGCGGGTCATCGGGAGGACGGTCTCGGCCTCGTCGCTGAAGGTGACCAGGGCGACCGAGTCGTCGTCGCGCAGTCGGTCGGTCATCTCGTCGAGGGACTTCTTGGCGAGGTCCAGGCGGCCCGTCTCGGCCATGGAACCGGAGACGTCGATGACGAACGTGAGGGCGGCGGGCGGGCGTTCCGCGTTGTCGTCGGCGGTGCGGGTGGCGAGGCCGACGCGGACGAGGGACCAGTTGGACTTGTCGGTGCGGGCGCCGTCGACGGTGACGGTGAAGCCGTTGCCGTCGGGGCGTTCGTAGTCCTGCCGGAAGCTGTTGACGAACTCCTCGGGGCGGATCGTCGACGGGTCGGGGCGCCCGCCGTCGGCGAGGACGCGGCGGGCGTAGCCGTAGGAGGCGGTGTCGACGTCGAGGGCGAAGGTGGAGAGGTAGTCGGGGGACGGGGCGATCTTGTCGGCGGGGGTGCCGGTCTGCTCGCCGTCCTGTTCGCTGCTGTTGTCACCGCCGGAGGTGGTGGCGGGGGCGGGGGCCGGGAAGCCGGTGTGGTTCGACGCGTCCGAGGTGTTGGAGCTGCTGCCGTCGCCCGCGCCGCAGGCGGTGAGGAGCAGTCCGCTCGCGGCGGTGAGGGCGAGGAGGGTGGCGCGCAGTCGCCGGGGGCGGTGGTGCGCGCACTCCTGCCTCGGTCGTGTTCGGTCGGTCTGGTGGGTCTTCATCTCCCGTGCCCCCTTGGTCCGTTGACGTCGCCTTCTGCGACTGTGACGGCGTAGGGGGCCGGAATGTGCGCTACGGGGAGTTGCGGAAGCGTCTCGAAGGGGTCGCGATCATGGCCCGTCGAGACCGGTGGGAGATCCTCCGGTGACCTAGGACACGATGTCCTTGCGGGCGAAACCCCGGAAGGCCAGGGCGAACAGCACGATGGCGTACGTAACGGAGACCGCCGTGCCCTGGATCATGCCGGACCACTCCGGATGGGGCTGTACGGCGTCCGCCCAGGCGAACTGCCAGTGCGCGGGCAGGAAGTCGCGCCAGTGGCCGAGGGCCGTGACGGCGTCCAGGACGTTGCCGACGATGGTCAGGCCGACCGCGCCGCCGACCGCGCCGAGAGGGGCGTCGGTCTTCGTCGAGAGCCAGAACGCGAGCCCTGCGGTGACCAGTTGGGACACGAAGATGTACGCCACGACGACCAGCAGGCGTCCGGCGGCCGTGCCCGCGCCGACCGCGCCGCCGGTGGGCAGCTCCAGTGGGCCCCAGCCGTAGGCGGCGGTGCCGACGGCCACGGCGACGAGCGGGAGCAGGATCATCGCGGCGAGGCTGAGGCTCAGGCCGACGACCAGCTTGGACCACAGGAGGCGGGCTCTTGGCACGGGTGCCGCGAGCAGATAGCGCAGGGAGGACCAACTGGCCTCCGAGGCGACCGTGTCCCCGCAGAACAGGGCGACCGGGACGACCAGCAGGAAGCCCGCCGACACGAACAGGTTCACCGCGGCGAAGTTGGCGCCGGACGAGGTGGCCGTGTCCATCAGCGTCACCTGGGAGTTGCGGCCGCCCGGGGTGCCGCCGATCGCGAAGGCAGCCACCAGCACGAAGGGCAGCGCGGCGAGGATGCCGCCCATGACCAGCGTGCGGCGCCGCTTCAACTGCCGGACCAGCTCGACCCGCAGGGGCAGGGTGCGGCCCGCCCGGTAGCCGGAGGCCACCTCGACGGGCTCGGCGAGCGTGCTCATGCGGAACCTCCGATCAGGGTGAGGAAGGCATCCTCGAGCCGCCGGTGCGGGCCGACGGAGGAGACGGGGACTTCCAGCCGTACGAGCTCCACGAGGAGCCGGGCGGCGGCGGGCGAGCCGTGGGTGGGCGCGGTCTGGGCCGTGGTGGTGTCCGGCTCGGCGAGTGCGGCGCCGAAGGCCTCGGCGGTGGTGCTGTCGGGCTCGGCGAGTGCGATGCCGGACGCCTCGGTCGTGGCGGCGCCCTGCACACCGCGCGTGGCGCCGAAGGCCTCGGCGGCGGCACCGCCGGGGGTGGCGGCGGCGACCGCCCGGGGGGCCGTGCTCGCGCCGTCCGCCGGAGAGGTGGCGGATACCAGGTGTTCGCCGGGGGCCGGGTGATCGCTCGCTGCCGGTCCGCCGCCGACTGGCGGTCCGTCGCCCGGTGCGGGACCGTCCCCGGAGGCCGAACCGTCGCTGGGGGCCAGGTGCTCGCTGGGGGCCAGGTGCTCGCCGGAGGCCAGCCGCAGCAGCAGGCCGCCCTCCGCTCGGGTCACCGAGTCCACGTCCGGGAGGGCCGCGATCCTTTCCACCAAGGGGTCGGGGATGTCGGCGGCCAGGCCGACCAGGAGGGTGTCTCCGGAGCCGATGATCTCGGCCACCGGGCCCGCCTGGACCAGGCGGCCGCGGTCCATGACCACCAGGTGGGTGCAGGACTGCTCGACCTCCGCGAGGAGGTGGCTGGAGACGATGACCGTGCGGCCCGCTTCCGCGTAGCGGATCATCACCTCGCGCATCTCGCGGATCTGGGGCGGGTCGAGGCCGTTGGTCGGTTCGTCGAGGATGAGGAGGTCGGGGAGGCCGAGCATGGCCTGGGCGATGGCGAGGCGCTGGCGCATGCCCTGGGAGTAGGTGCGGACCGCGCGGGAGAGTGCGTCGCCGAGGCCCGCGATCTCCAGGGCCTCCTCCAAGTGGGCGTCCTGCGGCGGCCGTCCCGTGGCCTGCCAGTACAGCTCCAGGTTCTCGCGGCCGGAGAGGTGCGGGAGGAAGCCCGCGCCCTCGACGAAGGCGCCGACCCGGGACAGCACCGGGGCGCCCGGGCGGATCGCGTGGCCGAAGACCCTGATCTCGCCGGCGTCCGGTTTGATCAGGCCCATCAGCATGCGCAGGGTGGTCGTCTTGCCCGCGCCGTTCGGGCCCAGGAGGCCGAGCACCTGGCCCTTCTCGACGCGGAAGGACAGGTCCCGTACCGCGTACCGGTCCGCCGACTTCGCGTACCGCTTGCTCAAGTCCGTGATCTGGAGCGGGACTTCGGACAGTTCGGGGGCCGGGGGTGCCGTGGCGGTGCGCCTGCGTCCGGTCAGCAGCAGGGCCAGGGCGACCGCCGCGCCCGCCAGCGGGAGCCACCAGACCCAGGACGGCAGCGTCGCCGCCGCGGTCGTGACACCGGGGGCCGTCGGCACCTTGAGGTCGCTCTTCAGGGTGACGGTGTACGTCGCCGGGGCCGCCGGGGAGGCGTAGCCGAGGTCCGTCGAGGCGAGGACCAGACGCAGGTGATGGCCGCTCTGGACGTCGTAGTCGATGGCCGGGAGGGTGATCGTGACGTCCTTGCCGGCCTTGGTGCCCTCGATCCTGAGGGGGGTCACCAACTGGGAGGGGAGCACCTGTTGGGTGCCGCTCGGGCCCACGTCGTAGACCTTGCCGAAGAGGACCGTGTCGTCGCTCGTCGACTTGACGTGGACGGTGACCGTGGGCGATCCGGTGACGCGGAGGCTCTTGGTGAGGGGGGCCGAGTCGAACGCGGCGTACTGGCCGGGGAAGTCGAGGGACACTCCGATGCCCAGGGAGGACAGTTGCGAAAGGCCGCCGGTGCTGCCGAGGCCGGGGAGGGCCGAGATGGCGGGCGGGCTGGCGCCGGCCGGGTTGGTGAAGGACTGCTCGCGGCGGCCGGTCAGGGCGATCGTGCGCGGGTCGCTCTCCAGGCCGGGGTACGCGCTGCCGCTCGCGCCGCGCAACAGGGCGGCGCCGTCCGTTGAGTCGACGCCTCCGGTGCGGGTGACGCGGAAGGCGGGGCCCGTGTCGGTGTTCTTGTCGTCCTTCAGGTACCGGTCGAACCAGGACGTCACACGCGCCTGGACGCGGCTCGTCTCCATGTCGCCGCCGTCATGGCCGCCCGCGATCCAGTCGACGTCCACGGGGGCGCCGTTGGCGCGGATCGCCTTCGCGGCGGCGTCGGCCTGGCCCAGCGGGAAGAGGGAGTCGGTCTGGCCCTGGAGCAGGAGGGTCGGCACGTTGATGTGCGTGGCGACGGCGGACGGGGAGCGGGCTTCGAGGAGCGCGCGGGCCGCCGCGTCCGGCTTGCCCGACTCGGCCACCCGGTCGTACATCTGGCACAGCGTGGGCTCGAACTTGGCGCAGCCGCCACCGGAGTTGATGAAGATGCCGGCCCAGAGCTTCTTGAAGACGCCGTTCGGGAACAGCGCGTCCGCGAGGTTCCAGTACGTGATCGCCGGGGCGATCGCGTCCACCCGGTCGTCGTACCCGGCGGCCAGCAGGGAGATGGCTCCGCCGTAGGAACCGCCTGCCATGCCCACGCGCGGGTCGCCTGGTTTGTCGAGTTCGACGTCCGGCTGCTTCGCCAGCCAGTCGATCAGTTTCGATACGTCCTTGACCTCGCCGGACGGGTCGTTCAGGCCGATCTTGCCGGTGGACTTGCCGAAGCCGCGGGCCGACCAGGTCAGTACCGCGTAGCCGTCTTTGGCCAGGTCCTCGGCTTCTTTTCGTACGTCGTCCTTGCTGCCGCCGAAGCCGTGGGCAAGGAGGACGGCGGGGCGGCGTCCGGTGGCGCCGGACGTGAAGTACGAGGTGTCGAGGCGCACTCCGTCCACGGCCATGACGCGGTCGGAGCGGTGCACCGGAGGCGGGTCGTCGGAGGCAACCGCCGTCCAGGTACCGGCACCCGCGAGCACGACCACGGCGGCCCCGGCGGCCAGCAGGCGCCGGGGCCGCCGCAGCCCTCGCAGGGCGGGCAGTCGAAGATCCATGCCTCAACGGTACGGCCCGCGACTGACAACCGAGGCAGCCCCCGGGCCGAACCTCCGCCCCTCCCCGGGGAGTACGGGCCCCTTCCCGCATACCGCGTCCGTGGTACGAAGTCCCATGGCCAGCATCGACAGCCTCGCGATCCGCCGTGCGACCACCGTCGCCGAAGTCACCGCGGCCGAGCACCTCTTCGACGGTCCCGTCCGCACCCAGTGGACCGAGCGTTTCCTGACCGCCGACGGACACCATCTCTTCCTCGCGTACGACGGGGAGTCGGTGGTCGGCTTCGTCAGCGGTGTCGAGACCATCCACCCCGACAAGGGCACCGAGATGCTCCTGTACGAACTCGCGGTCGCGGAGCCGTATCGGCGGAGGGGGATCGGGCGGGCGCTGGTGCGGCGGCTCGACGCGCTCGCGCGGGAGCGGGGCTGCTACGGGATGTGGGTGCTCATCGACACCGGGAACGATGTCGCCCTCGCCACCTACCGCAGCGCGGGTGGCAAGGACGACGGGTCGTGCACGGTGGTGACGTGGGACTTCACGTAGTGAAGTCGATGGGTGAAGGCAGCTTGTGAGAGCCGTGGGTGAAGTCGCCTACGCCTACTGGTCCTCCGGGATCGACACCAGCCAGCGGGTCTCGCGGCGCGGGCGCAGGTAGAACGCCCAGTAGAGGGTGGCCACGGCGACGATCCCGCCCGTCCACAGGAGATAGCTCGTCTCCTGCTGGGTGAGGATGTAGGCCAGGACCGCGATCAGCAAGATCGGCATTGCGGGCCAGAGCGGCATGCGCCACGCGTGCGTGTGCCTGTGTGATCCGCGTCGGGAGAGTAGGGCGGCGACCGCGACCAGCAAGTACATGCCCGTCACCGAGACGCCTGTCACGCCGTACAGGGTGTCCAGGTTGACGAAGCAGAGGATCGCTCCGGGGATGCCCACCGCGAGGGTGGCCACCCAAGGGGAGCCGAAGCGGCCGAGTTTCGAGAAGACCGTGTTGACCGGGGCCGGCCAGGCCTTGTCGCGGGCCGAGGCGAAGAGGACTCGGGAGTTCTGGATGACCATGACGATGCCCGCGTTGATGATCGCGAGGGCCACGCAGAGGCTGACGAAGGTGCCGACCGCCGAGTTGGACCAGGCCGTGACCATGCTGCTGATGTCGCCGCCGGTCAGCGCGGGGAGGTCGGACGCGCCCATCGTGATCGCGACCACCGGGACCAGGATGATCACCGTGGAGATCGCGAGGGTGGCGAGGACCGTGCGGGCCACGTTGCGGCGCGGGTTCTCCAGTTCCTCGGAGAGGTAGACCGCCGTCGAGAAGCCCTGCGTGACGAACAGGGCTATCGCCAGGCCCGAGACCACCAGCATCGCCGTCACCGTGTCCGTGTGGCCGGCTGTGCCCGCGACCTGCATCGAGGTCAGGCTGCCCAGGCCTCGTTGGCTGTGCGTGAAGCCGAGCAGGGCTACGACTCCTGCCGCTATGACCTCCAGGACCAGGAAGATGCCCGTGATCCACGCGTTGGCGCGCAGGTCCAACAGGCCCGCCAGTGTGGCCAGGAGCATCACGCCCGCGCCGGTCATCGACGGGTTCAGGTGGACTATCGGGGTCAGGTAGTCCGCCGTGCCCATCGCTATCACCGGCGGGACGATCATCACCACCAGGAGCGAGAGGACGAAGACCAGCCAGCCCGCCAGGCGGCCCGCCAGCGTCGACACCATCGCGTACTCGCCGCCCGCGCTGGGGATGAGGGTGCCCAGCTCCGAGTAGCAGAACGCCACGGCGATGCAGAGGACCGAGCCGATCGCGATCGTGAGGGCGGTCGCGGTGCCGAGCGTGCCGAACAGGTCGGGGACGACCACGAAGAGCGTCGAGGCCGGTGTCACGCAGGAGAGCGTGAGGAGGGTGCCGCCGACTATGCCGATGGAGCGCTTGAGCGTCCGCGGACTCTGGGGGCCGTCCGGCGGCGCCTCAGAGACGGCGGCTTCGGCGGTGGGGAGGGTGTCGGTCACGCGCTGATGGAACATTGACGGAAACCATCACGTCAATGGGTGTTCACCTTCGGAATTCGTTGATCCAGGCCGCCCCGGATGCTGTATTCGGTGCCTGGAAGCAGTGCCGGTCCCAGTTGCGACCGCTACGGGAACCGCAGCCGTCGTAGCCGAAAAAATGGGGCCGTCCGCGATACGGACGGCCCCATTCGGTGCTGCTCGGTGTTGATCAGTGGTTGCGCGGGAAGCCCAGGTCCACGCCCGACGGGCCGTCCGCCGGGTCGGGCCAGCGGGTGGTGACGACCTTGCCGCGGGTGTAGAAGTGCGTGCCGTCGTTGCCGTAGATGTGGTGGTCCCCGAAGAGGGAGTCCTTCCAGCCGCCGAAGCTGTGGTAGCCGACGGGGACCGGGATCGGAACGTTGACGCCGACCATGCCGGCCTCGATCTCCAGTTGGAAGCGGCGGGCCGCGCCGCCGTCGCGGGTGAAGATCGCGGTGCCGTTGCCGAAGGGGGAGCTGTTGATCAGCGCCACGCCCTCGTCGTACGTGTCGACGCGCAGGACGCAGAGGACCGGGCCGAAGATCTCGTCCTGGTACGCCTTGGCGGTCGTCGGCACCTTGTCGAGGAGGGAGATGCCGATCCAGTGGCCGTCCTCGAAGCCCTCGACCGTGTAGCCGGTGCCGTCCAGGACGACCTCCGCGCCTTCGGCCGCCGCGCCCGTGACGTAGGACGCCACCTTGTCGCGGTGGACCGCAGTGATCAGCGGGCCCATCTCCGACGTCGGGTCGTTGCCGGGGCCGATCTTGATCTTCTCGGCGCGCTCGCGGATCTTCTCGACCAGTTCGTCGCCGATCGAACCGACCGCGACCACGGCCGAGATGGCCATGCAGCGCTCGCCCGCCGAGCCGTAGGCCGCGGACACGGCCGCGTCCGCCGCCGCGTCCAGGTCGGCGTCCGGCAGGACCAGCATGTGGTTCTTGGCGCCGCCCAGGGCCTGGACGCGCTTGTGGTTCGCGGCCGCCGTGGTGTGGATGTAGCGGGCGATGGGCGTCGAGCCGACGAAGGAGACGGCCTTGACGTCCGGGTGCTCAAGGAGGCGGTCCACGGCCACCTTGTCGCCGTTGACGACGTTGAAGACGCCGTCGGGGAGCCCTGCCTCCGCCAGCAGTTCGGCGATCTTCAGGGACGCCGACGGGTCCTTCTCGGACGGCTTGAGGACGAAGGTGTTGCCGGTCGCGATGGCGATCGGGAACATCCACATCGGCACCATGGCCGGGAAGTTGAACGGCGTGATGCCGGCGACCACGCCCAGGGGCTGGCGGATCGAGGAGACGTCGACGCGGCTGGCGACCTCGGTCGACAGCTCGCCCTTGAGCTGCACGGTGATCCCGCACGCCAGGTCGACGATCTCCAGGCCGCGCGCGACCTCGCCCAGCGCGTCGCTGTGCACCTTGCCGTGCTCGGCGGTGATCAGCTCGGCGATCGCGTCGCGGTTGGCGTCCAGCAGCGCGCGGAACTTGAACAGGATCGTGGTGCGCTTGGCGAGCGAGGAGGTGCCCCAGGTCGCGTAGGCGTCCTTGGCGGCGGCGACCGCCGCGTCGACCTCGTCGACGGTCGCGAAGGCGACCTTCGTGGTGACCGCGCCGGTCGCCGGGTCGGTGACCGGCCCGTAGTTGCCCGAGGCGCCTTCGACGGTCTTGCCGCCGATCCAGTGGTTGACGATCTTCGTCATGCCCAGTTGCTCCTTCACAGATGGCGGCGTCGGGTGGAGACGTGCCGTTCGTACAGCTCACGTGCCTTGACCGCGGACGATCGGGTCGCGGTCGCGGCCACAGGTACATCCCACCAGGCCTGCGCGGGAGGCGCTCCCGACACTGTGTCTGCGGTTTCGGTCTCCACGTAGACACATGTGGGAGTGTCGGCCGCCCTCGCCACGGCGAGCGCCTCGCGCAGGTCGCTGACGGTCTTCGCGCGCAGCACGCGCATGCCGAGGCTGGCCGCGTTGGCGGCGAGGTCGACGGGGAGCGGGGCGCCGGTGTAGGTGCCGTCGTCCGCCTGGTGGCGATAGGCGGTGCCGAAGCGCTCGCCGCCGACCGACTCCGACAGGCCCCCTATCGAGGCGTACCCGTGGTTCTGTATCAGCAGCACCTTGATCGCGATGCCCTCTTGTACGGCGGTCACGATCTCCGTCGGCATCATCAGGTACGTGCCGTCGCCGACCAGCGCCCACACCTGCCGGTCCGGGGCGGCCAGCTTCACGCCGATCGCGGCCGGGATCTCGTAGCCCATGCAGGAGTAGCCGTACTCCACGTGGTACTGGTCGAACGACCGCGTCCGCCACAGCTTGTGCAGATCGCCGGGGAGCGAGCCCGCCGCGTTGATCAGGATGTCGGACTCGTCGACGATCTCGTCCAGCGCGCCCAGGACTTGGGGCTGGGTCGGGCGTACGTCGGGCTCCTCGGCCTCGTAGCAGGCGTCGACGCGCTGTTCCCAGCGCTCCTTGTCCTCGCGGTACTCGGCGATGTACGAGGGTGCGACCCGGTACGCGTCCGGGCCCGACTCCCTTGCCAGCGCGGTGAGTCCGTCGCGGGCGTCGGCGATCAGCGGCTGTCCGGCGAGCTTGTGGCCGTCGTAGGCGCCGATGTTGAGGTTGAGGAAGCGGACGCCGGGGCGTTCGAAGAGGGTGTGGGAGCCGGTGGTGAAGTCGGTGTAGCGGGTGCCGATACCGATCACCAGGTCGGCCAGGCGGGCGAGTTCGTCGGCGGTCGCGGTGCCGGTGTGGCCGATGCCGCCGACGTCCTGGGGGTGGTCGTGGTTCAGGGAGCCCTTGCCGGCCTGCGTGGAGGCGACCGGGATGCCGGTGGCCGACGCGAACTCGGCGAGGGCGGCCTCGGCGCGGCTGTGGTGGACTCCGCCGCCCGCGATGATGAGCGGCCTCTTGGCCTCGCGAACTGCCCTTACCGCTTCGGCGAGTTCGGCCGGGTCGGCGGCCGGTCGCCTTACGCGCCAGGTGCGTTCGGCGAAGAACTCGTCCGGCCAGTCGTACGCCTCGGCCTGAACGTCCTGCGGGAGAGCGAGAGTCACGGCTCCGGTCTCGACGGGGTCGCTGAGCACGCGCATGGCGTTCAGGGCGGCGGGGATCAGCGCTTCCGGCCGGGTGATCCGGTCGAAGTACTTCGACACCGGGCGCAGACAGTCGTTGACCGACACGTCGCCCGCGTACGGGACTTCGAGCTGCTGGAGCACCGGGTCGGCGACGCGGCCGGCGAAGGTGTCGCCGGGGAGGAGCAGGACCGGGAGGTGGTTGATCGTGGCGAGGGCGGCGCCGGTGACGAGGTTGGTGGCGCCGGGGCCGATGGACGTCGTAACGGCGTGTGCCGCCAGGCGATTCGACTGACGCGCGTAGCCGACTGCCGCGTGGACCATGGACTGTTCGTTGCGGCCCTGGTGGTACGGCATGTCGTCGGCGTACTCGATGAGGGCCTGGCCGAGGCCGGCCACGTTGCCGTGGCCGAAGATGCCCCAGGTCGCGTCGATCAACCGCCGCCGTACGCCGTCGCGTTCGGTGTACTGGACGGACAGGAACCGTACGAGTGCCTGTGCGACCGTCAGCCTGGTCGTCGAGGTCATCGGTAACCACCTGTGCTTTCAACGTGGTCCGGGTGGAAGCAGATCCGCCACTCCCTCGTTCCACCCGGCCCCGCCATGACGTTCAGGTAGTACATGTCGTGACCCGGCTGGGCGATCGACGGGCCGTGCCAGCCATCGGGCACGAGCACGGCGTCGCCGGAGCGGACCTCCGCGAGGACGTCGGATCCGCCCTCACGGGAGGGGAATACGCGCTGATAGCCGAAACCGTTCGGGCCGTCGATCTCGAAGTAGTAGATCTCCTCCAACTCGGCTTCCTCGCCCGGGCGTTGTTCGTCGTGCTTGTGCGGCGGATACGAGGACCAGTTGCCGCCGGGCGTGATCACCTCGACCGCGATGAGCTTGTCGCAGGCGAAGGCGTCGGCCGAGGCGAAGTTGCGGACGCGGCGAAGGCAGGTGCCTTCGCCGCGTCGTTCCACCGGAACCTCCGGCGCGGGGCCGTAGCGAGCGGGGAGTCGTCGCTCGCACTTCGCTCCTGCCAGGGCGAAGCGGCCTCCCGCGCCGGAGGCGATCTTGACCTGGGCGTCTCGGGGCATGTACGCGAAGTCGGTGACTCCGGCGAACACGCTTTCCCTGCCCAGGAGTTGGAACTCTTCGTCCGCAATTCGCACGGTACATCCACCGCTGAGCGGAAGCACGATCCACTCGCTGTCACCGGTGGTGAAGTGGTGTGTCCCGCCCGGCTCCAGCTCGACGACCCGCAGACTGCTGTGGGTCCAGCCGGCCCGCTCGGGGTCGATGTCCACGACGTACTGCGCGTTGGCGACAGAGCCCTTGGGGACGTACAGCTCGGGGACGTACGGCTCGGCGGTCGTCATAAGGCGGCCCTCACAGCAGTCCCACGGCGGTGTCCACGGCGGCGGCGACGTCTCCGTCCGCCGGGTAGAGCAGTGAGCGGCCGACCACCAGGCCGCGCACGGTGGGGAGTTGGAGGGCGCCGCGCCACTTCTCGTAGGCGCCGTCCTGTTCCTCGATGGAGTCGCCGACCTCGCCGCCGAGGAGCACGGCGGGGAGGGTGGAGGTCTCCATGACCTGGGCCATGTCGTCGGGGTTCTCGGTGACGGGGAGCTTGAGCCAGGTGTAGGCCGAAGTGCCGCCCAGGCCCGAGGAGATGGCGATGGACTTGATGACGGCCTCGGCGGAGAGGTCGTTCTTCAGTTTGCCCTCGTCCGTGCGGCGGCTGATGAACGGCTCGACGAACAAGGGGAGTCGGCGCGCGGCCATGTCGTCGATGGCGCGGGCGGTGGACTCCAGGGTGGTGAGCGAGCCCGGGTCGT from Streptomyces sp. NBC_01478 includes the following:
- the iolD gene encoding 3D-(3,5/4)-trihydroxycyclohexane-1,2-dione acylhydrolase (decyclizing), translating into MTSTTRLTVAQALVRFLSVQYTERDGVRRRLIDATWGIFGHGNVAGLGQALIEYADDMPYHQGRNEQSMVHAAVGYARQSNRLAAHAVTTSIGPGATNLVTGAALATINHLPVLLLPGDTFAGRVADPVLQQLEVPYAGDVSVNDCLRPVSKYFDRITRPEALIPAALNAMRVLSDPVETGAVTLALPQDVQAEAYDWPDEFFAERTWRVRRPAADPAELAEAVRAVREAKRPLIIAGGGVHHSRAEAALAEFASATGIPVASTQAGKGSLNHDHPQDVGGIGHTGTATADELARLADLVIGIGTRYTDFTTGSHTLFERPGVRFLNLNIGAYDGHKLAGQPLIADARDGLTALARESGPDAYRVAPSYIAEYREDKERWEQRVDACYEAEEPDVRPTQPQVLGALDEIVDESDILINAAGSLPGDLHKLWRTRSFDQYHVEYGYSCMGYEIPAAIGVKLAAPDRQVWALVGDGTYLMMPTEIVTAVQEGIAIKVLLIQNHGYASIGGLSESVGGERFGTAYRHQADDGTYTGAPLPVDLAANAASLGMRVLRAKTVSDLREALAVARAADTPTCVYVETETADTVSGAPPAQAWWDVPVAATATRSSAVKARELYERHVSTRRRHL
- a CDS encoding ABC transporter permease, which translates into the protein MSTLAEPVEVASGYRAGRTLPLRVELVRQLKRRRTLVMGGILAALPFVLVAAFAIGGTPGGRNSQVTLMDTATSSGANFAAVNLFVSAGFLLVVPVALFCGDTVASEASWSSLRYLLAAPVPRARLLWSKLVVGLSLSLAAMILLPLVAVAVGTAAYGWGPLELPTGGAVGAGTAAGRLLVVVAYIFVSQLVTAGLAFWLSTKTDAPLGAVGGAVGLTIVGNVLDAVTALGHWRDFLPAHWQFAWADAVQPHPEWSGMIQGTAVSVTYAIVLFALAFRGFARKDIVS
- a CDS encoding APC family permease; translation: MTDTLPTAEAAVSEAPPDGPQSPRTLKRSIGIVGGTLLTLSCVTPASTLFVVVPDLFGTLGTATALTIAIGSVLCIAVAFCYSELGTLIPSAGGEYAMVSTLAGRLAGWLVFVLSLLVVMIVPPVIAMGTADYLTPIVHLNPSMTGAGVMLLATLAGLLDLRANAWITGIFLVLEVIAAGVVALLGFTHSQRGLGSLTSMQVAGTAGHTDTVTAMLVVSGLAIALFVTQGFSTAVYLSEELENPRRNVARTVLATLAISTVIILVPVVAITMGASDLPALTGGDISSMVTAWSNSAVGTFVSLCVALAIINAGIVMVIQNSRVLFASARDKAWPAPVNTVFSKLGRFGSPWVATLAVGIPGAILCFVNLDTLYGVTGVSVTGMYLLVAVAALLSRRGSHRHTHAWRMPLWPAMPILLIAVLAYILTQQETSYLLWTGGIVAVATLYWAFYLRPRRETRWLVSIPEDQ
- a CDS encoding vWA domain-containing protein: MKTHQTDRTRPRQECAHHRPRRLRATLLALTAASGLLLTACGAGDGSSSNTSDASNHTGFPAPAPATTSGGDNSSEQDGEQTGTPADKIAPSPDYLSTFALDVDTASYGYARRVLADGGRPDPSTIRPEEFVNSFRQDYERPDGNGFTVTVDGARTDKSNWSLVRVGLATRTADDNAERPPAALTFVIDVSGSMAETGRLDLAKKSLDEMTDRLRDDDSVALVTFSDEAETVLPMTRLDGHRGKVHDAIDELETQSSTNLGAGVETGYATATEGLRKGATNRVVLISDGLANTGDTSADSILERVADERRDHGITLFGVGVGSDYGDALMEKLADKGDGHTAYVSDDADARKVFVDQLPQNIDLTARDAKAQVAFDPETVAQFHLIGYEDRKVADDDFRDDNVDGGEIGPGHTVTALYAVRTRPGADGHLATASVRWLDPDSRAPHEESGQLETDALHDSLTDASDRFQVTAVAAYFADSLRSGDLPGNPGLTELATRAHALAKKTEDKDVRQLAEAIDEAARAD
- a CDS encoding CocE/NonD family hydrolase, producing MDLRLPALRGLRRPRRLLAAGAAVVVLAGAGTWTAVASDDPPPVHRSDRVMAVDGVRLDTSYFTSGATGRRPAVLLAHGFGGSKDDVRKEAEDLAKDGYAVLTWSARGFGKSTGKIGLNDPSGEVKDVSKLIDWLAKQPDVELDKPGDPRVGMAGGSYGGAISLLAAGYDDRVDAIAPAITYWNLADALFPNGVFKKLWAGIFINSGGGCAKFEPTLCQMYDRVAESGKPDAAARALLEARSPSAVATHINVPTLLLQGQTDSLFPLGQADAAAKAIRANGAPVDVDWIAGGHDGGDMETSRVQARVTSWFDRYLKDDKNTDTGPAFRVTRTGGVDSTDGAALLRGASGSAYPGLESDPRTIALTGRREQSFTNPAGASPPAISALPGLGSTGGLSQLSSLGIGVSLDFPGQYAAFDSAPLTKSLRVTGSPTVTVHVKSTSDDTVLFGKVYDVGPSGTQQVLPSQLVTPLRIEGTKAGKDVTITLPAIDYDVQSGHHLRLVLASTDLGYASPAAPATYTVTLKSDLKVPTAPGVTTAAATLPSWVWWLPLAGAAVALALLLTGRRRTATAPPAPELSEVPLQITDLSKRYAKSADRYAVRDLSFRVEKGQVLGLLGPNGAGKTTTLRMLMGLIKPDAGEIRVFGHAIRPGAPVLSRVGAFVEGAGFLPHLSGRENLELYWQATGRPPQDAHLEEALEIAGLGDALSRAVRTYSQGMRQRLAIAQAMLGLPDLLILDEPTNGLDPPQIREMREVMIRYAEAGRTVIVSSHLLAEVEQSCTHLVVMDRGRLVQAGPVAEIIGSGDTLLVGLAADIPDPLVERIAALPDVDSVTRAEGGLLLRLASGEHLAPSEHLAPSDGSASGDGPAPGDGPPVGGGPAASDHPAPGEHLVSATSPADGASTAPRAVAAATPGGAAAEAFGATRGVQGAATTEASGIALAEPDSTTAEAFGAALAEPDTTTAQTAPTHGSPAAARLLVELVRLEVPVSSVGPHRRLEDAFLTLIGGSA
- the mmsA gene encoding CoA-acylating methylmalonate-semialdehyde dehydrogenase: MTKIVNHWIGGKTVEGASGNYGPVTDPATGAVTTKVAFATVDEVDAAVAAAKDAYATWGTSSLAKRTTILFKFRALLDANRDAIAELITAEHGKVHSDALGEVARGLEIVDLACGITVQLKGELSTEVASRVDVSSIRQPLGVVAGITPFNFPAMVPMWMFPIAIATGNTFVLKPSEKDPSASLKIAELLAEAGLPDGVFNVVNGDKVAVDRLLEHPDVKAVSFVGSTPIARYIHTTAAANHKRVQALGGAKNHMLVLPDADLDAAADAAVSAAYGSAGERCMAISAVVAVGSIGDELVEKIRERAEKIKIGPGNDPTSEMGPLITAVHRDKVASYVTGAAAEGAEVVLDGTGYTVEGFEDGHWIGISLLDKVPTTAKAYQDEIFGPVLCVLRVDTYDEGVALINSSPFGNGTAIFTRDGGAARRFQLEIEAGMVGVNVPIPVPVGYHSFGGWKDSLFGDHHIYGNDGTHFYTRGKVVTTRWPDPADGPSGVDLGFPRNH
- a CDS encoding GNAT family N-acetyltransferase; translated protein: MASIDSLAIRRATTVAEVTAAEHLFDGPVRTQWTERFLTADGHHLFLAYDGESVVGFVSGVETIHPDKGTEMLLYELAVAEPYRRRGIGRALVRRLDALARERGCYGMWVLIDTGNDVALATYRSAGGKDDGSCTVVTWDFT